Proteins found in one Micromonospora sp. WMMD1082 genomic segment:
- a CDS encoding phage holin family protein, whose protein sequence is MGFLIRLAATAVALWITTLIVPGVEVTGRTGYDTAFTLLVVALIFGVINAVLKPVIKVVGCVFYLVTLGLFALVVNALLFLLTDWVAGLGDLPFHVDGFWAAFWGAIVMAVVTWLISVVVPDPADRR, encoded by the coding sequence GTGGGCTTCCTTATCCGGCTGGCGGCGACCGCCGTCGCGCTGTGGATCACCACGCTGATCGTGCCCGGGGTCGAGGTGACCGGGCGGACCGGCTATGACACGGCGTTCACCCTGCTCGTCGTGGCGCTGATCTTCGGTGTGATCAACGCGGTGCTCAAACCGGTCATCAAGGTCGTGGGCTGTGTCTTCTACCTGGTGACCCTCGGCCTGTTCGCGCTGGTGGTCAACGCCCTGTTGTTCCTGTTGACCGACTGGGTCGCCGGGCTCGGCGACCTGCCGTTCCACGTGGACGGTTTCTGGGCGGCCTTCTGGGGAGCCATCGTGATGGCGGTGGTCACCTGGCTGATCAGCGTCGTCGTGCCGGACCCGGCGGACCGGCGGTGA